CAGCCGCGCCTTGAGAATCGCCTCAAACCAGAGTTCGGCCTGGGAGCGAGTATTGGTAAACAGGAGCGAGGTGTTGCCCTCGCCCAGATAGTCCAGCACCCCATCCAGCTGCGACAAGCCCAGGTGGCCGGCCCAGGGAAAGCGTTCGACATTGGCCGGGCACAGACCGCGAATGGTCAAAGGTTTACTCTGGGTGCCGGCGATTCGCTCGCCCGGTTCCGCTCCTTCGCCGAGCAACACCGCCATGGCTTCATCCAAATTCCCCAGGGTCGCCGACAGGCCCCAGACCGGCAGCTGCGAATGCCGCGCGCGCAACCAGGCCAAACATAATTGCAGCTGCACGCCGCGTTTATTACCCAGCAGCTCGTGCCACTCATCCACGATCACCGCATCCAGAAGCTTGAAGCTTTCTTCAGCATTGCGGTAGGAGAGCAGCACCGAGAGGCTTTCCGGGGTGGTGATCAGGGTTTCCGGCAGTTTCCGCCGTTGCCGGGCGCGCACGCTGGCGCTGGTGTCGCCAGTGCGGGTCTCGACCTTCCAGTCCAGGCCCAAAGCATCGACCGCCTGCTGCAGGTGCCCGGCGGTATCGCTGGCCAGCGCGCGCAACGGCGTGATCCACAGAACCCGCAGGCCGCCGGAACGCGTCGGTTTATCCAGCGCGTCGGATACCGGGCCTAGCCAGGCGGCCAGGGTTTTACCCGAGCCAGTAGAAGCATGAATCAGCCCGCTGCGCCCGGAGCGAAAGGCCTGCCAGGCCTGGCGCTGAAAGGGTGCAGGCGTCCAGCCCTGCTGGGCGAACCAGGCCTCGACCGTAGCCAGGCCGTCCACTGCGTCCTTGGCTGCAGCGGGCTTAGCCGCCATACAGACGCAGCAGGTCCTTAACCTGCTCCAGGGTATCGGCTTCGGCCACCGGCTTGTCCTGACGCCAGCGCGAAATCCGCGGGAAGCGCAGCGCGATGCCGGACTTGTGCCGCGGCGAGGGTTGAATGCCCTCAAAGGCAATTTCCAGCACATGCTCGGGTTTCAGCGACCGCACCGGGCCAAACTTCTCCACGGTGTTGCGGCGTATCCAGTGATCGAGCTTCTGGATTTCCTTGTCGGTCAGGCCCGAATAGGCCTTGGCGATCGGCACATAAGTATCGCCATCACGCACCGCCAGGGTGTAATCGGTGTACAGATTGGCCCGGCGGCCGTGGCCGGGTTGGGCGTAGAGCAGCACTGCATCAATGGTCAACGGCTCGATCTTCCACTTCCACCAGTCACCGCGAATCCGCCCGCTGCGATAAGGGCTGTCCAGTCGCTTGAGCATCAACCCCTCCACCAGGCGTTCTCGGCTGCTATCGCGATGTGTGGCCAGGTCAGTCCATTCGGCGGCACTGACGCTGGGGCTGAGGCGAATTGCGCTCTGGCCGCTGTCCGCCAGCAGCTGCTCCAACAGCGCACGACGTTCACGCAGCGGTCGCTCGCGCCAGTCCTGCTGCTGATATTCCAGCACGTCGTAGGCCAGAAAGATAACCGGCACCTCGCGTAGCATTTTCTCGCCAATGGTTTTGCGTTGGATGCGCCGTTGCATTTGCGAGAACGGCAGAACGTCGGTATCCCAGGCAAGAATTTCACCGTCAAGGACCACTTCCGGCAGATCTGCTGCGGCGGCTTCCACTTCCGGGAAGCGGCCGTTCATGGGTTCTTCGCCGCGGGACCAGAGCCAGATGCCACCCGGCCGAGCGATCAGTTGCGCGCGAATACCATCCCACTTCCACTCGGCCAGCCAATCCTGCAGGTCACCCAGCATCTCCGGCTCGCCCTCCAGCGGCGAGGCGAGAAAGAACGGGTAGGGCTGGCCTTCACGCTCTTCGCGGTGTTCCTGATCGAACAGCGCGGTAAAGAATTCGGCAGTGGGCTCGAACTCGCCGATCAAGCGCCGCGCGATCAATGCCCGGGGCAGATCACCCAAGGCTGCAAGCGCGCGCTCGACCAACCCGCGGGACACGCCCACGCGCAAGCTACCAGTCAGCAGTTTGTTGTAGAGAAAACAGGCTGGGCGCGGCAGGCTGCGCCAGTGGGCAACCACATGCACCTGTTGCTGCTCTTCCTCCAGTTTACGTAATCCGAGGACCGCCTGTTCGATCCAGCCGGCCAGCGAGCCTTCAACCGCGCGGCGCTCGCCATCGTCTTCCATCAACAGGCTGATGGTTTCCGCCAGATCGCCGACGTGCTGATAGGTTTCTTCGACTAGCCAATCCGGCAGCCCGGTGGCTTCTGCCAGCCAGTCACGCAATTTGCGCGGGCCGATCAGACGCTTCATCCGCCGTCCGGCGAGTATGTATACAGCCCAGGCGGCATCGGCTGGCGGCGCAGCGCGGAAGTAGGTAATCAACGCATCCAGCTTGACCTGGGTGCGGGTGGTAGCATCGAGTTCGGCGTAAAGATCGGCAAAGGCCTGCATCAATCTTCCTCGCCGCCGTACAGGGTGGTCAGCGCGCGGGCGTCGATGCCCCCGTGTTCACGCAGGTAGCGCACCAGATCATCACTGCGGCCATGGGTGGTCAGCACGGTACTGGCCCCGCAGTCACGGATGGTATTGAGCAGCGCCGGCCAATCGGCATGGTCACTGAGTTCAAAACCCTGATCGTAGCCCCGCCGGCGACGATTACCGCGAATGCGCATCCAGCCGGAGGCGAAGCCGGTGCTGGCATTCTTGAAGCGGCGCATCCAGGGTGATCCGGCAGCGGAGGGCGGCGCCAGAATCAACTGACCGTTAAAGGTTTCCTCGCGGGACAGCTCGGAGACCGGTTGGGTTGGCAGCATGGCCACATCGGCCTCACGATACAGCTCGGTCAGCGCGACCATGGCGCCATGCAGGTAAACCGTGCGGTCAGTGTGCGCGGCCAGCGCCGCCAATACCCGCTGCGCTTTGCCAAAGGCATAGGTGAACAGAATGCAGGGCCGGTCCGGGTTGCCGGACCACCAGTCCCACATCTGCTGGCCAACCTCTTCCACC
This genomic stretch from Halopseudomonas pelagia harbors:
- a CDS encoding ATP-dependent DNA ligase, giving the protein MQAFADLYAELDATTRTQVKLDALITYFRAAPPADAAWAVYILAGRRMKRLIGPRKLRDWLAEATGLPDWLVEETYQHVGDLAETISLLMEDDGERRAVEGSLAGWIEQAVLGLRKLEEEQQQVHVVAHWRSLPRPACFLYNKLLTGSLRVGVSRGLVERALAALGDLPRALIARRLIGEFEPTAEFFTALFDQEHREEREGQPYPFFLASPLEGEPEMLGDLQDWLAEWKWDGIRAQLIARPGGIWLWSRGEEPMNGRFPEVEAAAADLPEVVLDGEILAWDTDVLPFSQMQRRIQRKTIGEKMLREVPVIFLAYDVLEYQQQDWRERPLRERRALLEQLLADSGQSAIRLSPSVSAAEWTDLATHRDSSRERLVEGLMLKRLDSPYRSGRIRGDWWKWKIEPLTIDAVLLYAQPGHGRRANLYTDYTLAVRDGDTYVPIAKAYSGLTDKEIQKLDHWIRRNTVEKFGPVRSLKPEHVLEIAFEGIQPSPRHKSGIALRFPRISRWRQDKPVAEADTLEQVKDLLRLYGG
- a CDS encoding ligase-associated DNA damage response exonuclease, translated to MHDPLVIPTDEGLYCPAGNFHIDPWRPVATAVITHAHADHARSGHQQYYAQHLSVPILRHRLGEHEFTGLEYGEQRRFGPITLSLHSAGHVLGSAQVRVAHDDGRVWVVSGDYKRDADPTCAPFEVVPCDTLITEATFALPCYRWPPVEEVGQQMWDWWSGNPDRPCILFTYAFGKAQRVLAALAAHTDRTVYLHGAMVALTELYREADVAMLPTQPVSELSREETFNGQLILAPPSAAGSPWMRRFKNASTGFASGWMRIRGNRRRRGYDQGFELSDHADWPALLNTIRDCGASTVLTTHGRSDDLVRYLREHGGIDARALTTLYGGEED